The Clostridium aceticum genomic interval TAGGGATGGATTATTGATACAATTCGTATATTATTTTGACTTGGTTATAGCCTCAATAAGTCCATGAATATAAACTGCTCCTAGTGCCCTATCATATAAACCGTAACCTGGCTTTCCCGTTTCCTTCCAAATCATTCTACCATGATCAGAACGATATGACCCATCAAAACCTGCATCTAGTAAGGCTTTTAAAATTTTATACATATCTAATGATCCGTATTCAGATGGATGAGCAGATTCATAAAAACTTCTATTTCCATGCCATTTTACATTTCTCAAATGTGCAAAATGTATTCTTTTCTTTTCTCCTGAAAAGTATTTTATCATGTCTACCAAATCATTTGTTTCCGTACAACCTAATGATCCTGTGCAAAAAGTAATCCCATGGTAGCTGCTATCATAAAGCGCAAGAAACCTTTTAAGATTTTCTTTGCAAGTTATAATTCTTGGGAGCCCGAAGATTGACCAAGGTGGATCATCTGGATGAATAGCCATTTTAACACCAGAAGTTTCCGCTACCGGTATGATATTTTTTATAAAATACTCAAGATTTTCCCAAAGCTTCTCTTCACCTAATTCTTTATATTCTTTAATAAGGGTTTCCATTTGATTTTTAGTATAGGATGCGTCCCAACCAGGAAGCGCTAAATCTCCTGATAAAGGATCCATTTTATTGACTGTATCTTGATTATAAATAAGTGTTGTTGATCCATCAGCAAGTTGATAAGCTAAGTCAGATCTAGTCCAATCAAAAACAGGCATAAAATTATAACAGACAACTTTTATTCCGGTCTCACCTAAATTTTTTATAGTTTCCTTATAGTTTTCTATATATTTATCTTTTGTAGGTCGCCCAAGCTTTATATCCTCGTGCACCGGAACACTCTCAATAACAGAAATATGTAGTCCACTTTTCTCAACACTTGATTTTAACTCTAGTATTTTATCTAGCGGCCAAACCTCACCCACAGGTATATCATAAATCGCTGTAACGATTCCCTTCATTCCGGGTATTTGACCAATAAATTCTAGTGATATAGAGTCAGTCATTCCATACCACCTAAAAGCCATCTCCATGCTACTCCCCCCTAGTTGTTTTAAATTCTATTGTAGCTTTTCATACAATAATTATTTTTACACACTCCTCTCTAGCATTGTTTTGTTCCTTGTATTATGCAACTAATTGTTTTAGTACCAAAGGTTTAAAATATGTCCTTCAGTTTTAGCATTGTGTACTTGTATACAAGTATTATATTCTAAGTTGTTTTTCTTTGTCAAGTGCAAATTTAAGCTTCATTAAAATTTGTTTGAATTTTTTAAAATATCTATTCAGCTTAATCGACTAGTTATTTAACACCTTCTTTTGATTTGTCAATAAATTTTTGTTATAATTTTGAAGTAAATGTTGTCTTTTTAGCACGATTTCTCTGATTACGTTTTAATCATGGGGAAAATATATTTATTACTTAAAACTTGTTTGTTTTAAAGAAAAGTAGTATATTAAACATAGTTAGTGTCAAAAGTGCAGACATACATGTAAACAAATGTTAGATTCTTATCGTAAAAAAAATAAAATAATTATATAGATAAGCAAGTTCAAACTTTAATTTTGATATACACGGTCTACGGTCTCGCCCCAAAACCGTGGGCTGCAAATGTAGCCCTTAGTATATCAAAATTAAGCCCTGACGTTGTTTATCTATATCAAATAAGACCAATAAAGATGGAGAAAGACTATGAAAATATACGAAAAAAAGAAAGATGAAAATCCAAAAGAATATATTTATAGACTATTAAAAGATAATATCATGGAGTTAGAATTGAAACCGGGAACCATTCTTTCCGAAAATGAACTTTCAAAAATATTA includes:
- the uxuA gene encoding mannonate dehydratase, translating into MEMAFRWYGMTDSISLEFIGQIPGMKGIVTAIYDIPVGEVWPLDKILELKSSVEKSGLHISVIESVPVHEDIKLGRPTKDKYIENYKETIKNLGETGIKVVCYNFMPVFDWTRSDLAYQLADGSTTLIYNQDTVNKMDPLSGDLALPGWDASYTKNQMETLIKEYKELGEEKLWENLEYFIKNIIPVAETSGVKMAIHPDDPPWSIFGLPRIITCKENLKRFLALYDSSYHGITFCTGSLGCTETNDLVDMIKYFSGEKKRIHFAHLRNVKWHGNRSFYESAHPSEYGSLDMYKILKALLDAGFDGSYRSDHGRMIWKETGKPGYGLYDRALGAVYIHGLIEAITKSK